In one Leishmania mexicana MHOM/GT/2001/U1103 complete genome, chromosome 19 genomic region, the following are encoded:
- a CDS encoding oxidoreductase-like protein encodes MRRPREPTPGECCGSGCTRCVWDIYYDELARFEEFIAGGGVEEEGTQSSEEEEVANYIGSVVVKYIDPPALSTTGSPGEWERAEMKGRGFFPIDRIELVRCSTSLFSPTDPGISVVNLFTSAKGRAMLPGDVVEVLVTNSHGTQDADDVERLCKALHLDPCAWCELHRSPFVPEDNFPPWLPLQKPLTLGQLLSAYVDISSSSYLLHQSFFENLFRIYSDSKPSSASSTSTTPSPDPEKVRLLEACASSETGPQLLRLLSKSSAPLCYPSLVDVLEVFSFVNIPLDRLLEVSGPLQTRRYSLANWLPATLPPSPLQLCMREVCARRSANLPAVTTVGADAQRVADMLNRVSQDASRDHGGFFFGHTSHPLCSAARSMTRSAAGAGQRGMYVSFSLFGNSSFAQQLQAGCTALCSPGQAKSLCSQLFLIGCGTGIAPLIAAVTQLMLRRASTAAGSAPFPCWVFYGARTKAELLYDETLKEALRTGAIAKYEYALSREEDNEKQGKYVTDLVKGNRLMVTDSLQSEGQLFVCGPAKALLSVRELVKCDLLAESDDDDSVQEQRLLVLENRGRLNFDIWSTGNIFE; translated from the coding sequence ATGAGACGTCCGCGTGAGCCAACCCCAGGGGAGTGCTGCGGAAGCGGCTGTACCCGCTGCGTATGGGATATTTACTACGATGAACTCGCTAGATTTGAGGAGTTTATAGCAGGCGGGGGAGTCGAAGAGGAGGGTACCCAATCCtcagaggaggaagaggttGCTAATTATATCGGTTCCGTTGTGGTGAAGTACATTGATCCACCGGCTTTGTCCACCACCGGCTCTCCAGGTGAATGGGAGAGAGCCGAAATGAAGGGGCGCGGTTTCTTTCCCATTGACAGAATCGAGCTAGTGAGGTGCAGCACATCCCTGTTTTCTCCAACTGATCCGGGAATCAGCGTCGTCAACCTCTTCACATCCGCAAAAGGCAGGGCAATGCTACCAGGCGATGTGGTAGAGGTTCTTGTGACTAACAGTCACGGTACTCAGGACGCCGATGACGTTGAGAGGCTGTGCAAGGCGCTTCACCTGGatccgtgtgcgtggtgcGAGCTGCATCGCTCCCCGTTTGTGCCGGAAGACAACTTTCCCCCGTGGCTTCCGCTACAAAAGCCTCTGACGCTTGGGCAGCTTCTCTCTGCCTACGTCGATATAAGCAGTAGTAGCTACCTGTTGCATCAGAGCTTTTTCGAAAATCTTTTTAGAATTTACAGCGACTCCAAACCTTCCTCGGCATCTTCGACTTCAACCACGCCGTCACCCGATCCAGAGAAGGTGCGGCTTCTTGAGGCCTGCGCGTCCTCTGAAACAGGTccccagctgctgcgcttgctgTCCAAAAGCAGTGCGCCGCTTTGCTACCCTTCTCTTGTTGACGTACTTGAGGTCTTTTCCTTCGTCAATATTCCACTTGACCGTCTCCTTGAGGTCAGTGGACCGCTCCAGACGCGCAGGTATAGTCTGGCAAACTGGCTTCCTGCAACGCTTCCGCCAAGTCCACTTCAGCTGTGCATGAGGGAGGTGTGCGCTCGACGCTCTGCAAATTTACCTGCAGTTACCACAGTTGGCGCGGACGCTCAGCGCGTTGCAGACATGCTTAACAGAGTTTCTCAGGATGCCTCCAGGGACCACGGCGGCTTTTTCTTTGGACACACGTCCCACCCGTTGTGCTCTGCAGCGCGTTCTATGACGAGGagtgcagctggcgcaggtCAGAGAGGCATGTACGTCAGTTTTTCTCTTTTTGGAAACTCTTCATTTGCCCAACAGCTTCAGGCTGGATGCACAGCTTTGTGCAGCCCTGGTCAAGCCAAGAGCTTGTGCAGTCAGCTTTTTCTTATCGGGTGTGGCACAGGGATTGCTCCTTTGATTGCGGCTGTCACGCAACTGATGCTTCGTCGcgcctccacagccgccggGAGTGCCCCATTTCCGTGCTGGGTGTTCTACGGAGCGCGCACAAAGGCGGAACTTTTGTATGATGAAACCCTCAAGGAAGCACTGAGGACCGGAGCAATTGCCAAGTACGAGTACGCGCTTTCCCGAGAGGAGGACAATGAGAAGCAAGGCAAGTATGTAACCGACCTTGTGAAGGGGAACCGGCTAATGGTCACGGATTCCCTGCAAAGCGAGGGTCAGCTATTTGTGTGTGGTCCGGCAAAGGCTCTTCTATCTGTTCGGGAGCTGGTCAAGTGCGACCTGCTTGCCGAGTCAGACGATGATGACAGTGTGCAGGAGCAACGACTGTTGGTGCTAGAGAATCGAGGACGACTGAACTTCGATATATGGAGCACGGGAAACATATTTGAGTGA
- a CDS encoding putative protein kinase, which yields MGSQSGKASLLTSSRHRGVCDLCGTKGTCKSSLQTGSSRVLKECSRCHLRCCSECYVWRRYGSSFSTYYDEENAVAEFAPVCQRCVAGLSLVSNAPRLVWNKILEYCDATEKHHLLQLCHATQMGVVLPYPHTRYGWSTFFEGRHFISKGANGEVYHTVVRRDITKELARSLIDALDAKVLADLAGRAVAVKAIRKSTVFSLRRWKHIQREVDTLRRCSHRHVVQLHFVAQGPSEVYIVLQYVAGGDLFDWLVRQQIPMEYDVVVIARQLLETLHFMHEVCGVVHRDIKPENILLQPVANPGVQRQGGGSLGADDGCSTEHTNSSDDLYIRLADFGYAKLLPQNEPGDGTLSPARISRPPLPPVPADSTGIAGPREENVQRTEPCAKACNGFLISSTPCGTLGFAAPEILSAYNARKNALQRPRSSRQAAEQLGDAGKPRTPVDLVKRMDIFAAGVTICILLTGCEPFPCRSSKEHIEAVHEGLDFSGPQWNYVSQPAKNLLRRMLAPKAVDRPSAFECLNSSWMKHQGPYTDATSEAEDDDENAREKGINRSASMWQLVSTSFQNSVHSLRKNEGWLFVQDAQGLVTTIPRQLVNGKEDGESFSEALHSSNGREQASTVY from the coding sequence ATGGGGTCGCAAAGCGGGAAAGCGTCTTTACTGACGTCCAGTCGGCACCGCGGGGTGTGTGATTTGTGTGGCACGAAAGGGACGTGTAAGTCGTCACTGCAAACGGGAAGCAGCCGCGTCCTCAAGGAATGTAGCCGCTGCCAtcttcgctgctgcagtgagTGCTACGTGTGGCGCCGCTACGGGTCTAGTTTTTCGACCTACTATGACGAGGAGAACGCTGTTGCCGAGTTTGCGCCAGTGTGTCAGCGATGCGTAGCAGGGCTGAGTCTGGTCTCCAACGCACCGCGGCTTGTTTGGAATAAGATTCTTGAATACTGTGACGCCACGGAAAAGCATCATCTGCTGCAGCTATGCCACGCCACGCAGATGGGCGTTGTGCTGCCGTACCCTCACACGCGGTACGGGTGGAGCACTTTTTTCGAAGGTAGGCATTTCATCTCTAAAGGTGCCAACGGTGAGGTTTATCACACGGTGGTGCGTCGCGACATTACGAAGGAGCTCGCGCGGTCTCTAATTGATGCGCTGGATGCAAAGGTGCTAGCCGATCTTGCTGGtcgcgcggtggcggtgaaggcgaTTCGGAAGTCGACTGTTTTCTCCTTGAGGAGGTGGAAGCACATTCAACGGGAGGTGGACACGCTACGTAGATGCTCCCATCGTCACGTCGTTCAGCTGCACTTCGTCGCGCAGGGCCCCAGTGAGGTCTACATTGTACTTCAGTACGTGGCGGGTGGCGACTTGTTTGACTGGCTGGTTCGTCAACAGATCCCAATGGAGTATGATGTGGTCGTCATCGCGCGGCAACTTCTTGAAACCCTTCACTTTATGCACGAGGTGTGCGGCGTTGTGCATCGCGATATCAAGCCGGAGAACATTCTGCTGCAACCCGTTGCAAATCCAGGTGTACAGAGGCAGGGAGGTGGATCTCTCGGTGCAGACGATGGGTGCTCCACGGAGCATACCAACTCATCAGATGATTTGTACATACGCCTTGCTGACTTCGGGTACGCGAAGCTGCTTCCGCAAAACGAGCCCGGAGATGGGACCCTGTCGCCAGCACGAATCTCGCGCCCCCCTTTGCCGCCTGTGCCCGCGGATTCCACCGGTATTGCGGGACCTAGGGAGGAAAACGTGCAGCGCACCGAGCCTTGTGCGAAGGCTTGCAATGGGTTCCTCATTTCCTCCACTCCGTGTGGAACACTCGGCTTTGCTGCCCCTGAGATCCTCTCCGCCTACAACGCGCGGAAGAACGCTTTGCAGCGCCCACGTTCAAGCCGGCAAGCTGCCGAGCAGCTCGGAGACGCGGGCAAGCCGCGAACGCCGGTAGATTTAGTGAAGCGTATGGACATCTTTGCGGCTGGTGTGACTATATGCATCCTCCTGACGGGGTGCGAACCGTTTCCGTGTCGGTCGTCGAAGGAGCATATTGAGGCTGTGCACGAAGGTCTGGACTTTAGCGGACCTCAGTGGAACTACGTTTCTCAGCCGGCCAAGAACTTACTACGTCGCATGCTTGCGCCAAAGGCAGTGGATCGTCCCTCAGCCTTTGAGTGCCTCAACTCTTCATGGATGAAGCACCAGGGCCCGTACACTGACGCTACCtcagaggcggaggacgacgacgagaaTGCGCGTGAGAAGGGCATCAATCGCAGCGCGTCCATGTGGCAGCTGGTCTCTACCTCGTTCCAGAATTCTGTCCACTCGCTGCGCAAGAACGAGGGGTGGCTATTTGTGCAGGATGCACAGGGACTCGTGACGACGATTCCACGTCAGCTTGTAAACGGTAAAGAAGATGGCGAGTCCTTTTCCGAGGCGCTTCATTCCTCCAATGGTCGCGAACAGGCCTCCACTGTCTACTAG
- a CDS encoding eukaryotic translation initiation factor-like protein, with amino-acid sequence MDPSRCAPASAVTDEQPLTLLWGTWEMWCDMPQRQQGHGTENTNWLEQVKSIGLFDSAEGFWGIFNCTILPSQLPPNGSYYLFRKHIAPMWEHEANRRGGKWVIPFTGKASRGEGDLQPVDVAWQALCLSAIGELFPDDEEEICGVTVSRGRQRTFPSGHATSVLGEWKLCLWTRGADNRESQMRIAEYICKQLHLLPLSKEGSRDGQSGETDKLVMMPLYPDPSPAAKTREASGISSGMTYVAHRDLMEAKQEFVKGGSRVVQAFRPKYTLAIDVRGEVV; translated from the coding sequence ATGGATCCGAGTAGGTGTGCCCCGGCGAGCGCTGTGACAGATGAGCAGCCGCTTACTCTGCTGTGGGGGACGTGGGAGATGTGGTGCGACAtgccgcagcgacagcaagGCCACGGCACAGAAAATACCAACTGGCTGGAGCAGGTGAAGAGCATTGGCTTGTTCGACAGTGCTGAGGGCTTCTGGGGAATTTTCAACTGCACCATCCTGCCATCACAGCTCCCACCGAACGGCTCCTATTACCTTTTTCGAAAACACATTGCCCCAATGTGGGAGCACGAGGCAAACCGCAGAGGCGGGAAGTGGGTGATTCCCTTTACCGGCAAGGCGTCGCGGGGTGAGGGTGATTTGCAGCCGGTCGATGTGGCTTGGCAGGCGCTGTGCCTCTCCGCGATTGGGGAGCTCTTTcccgacgacgaggaggagatctGCGGCGTCACTGTGAGTcgtgggcggcagcgcacctTTCCCTCTGGCCATGCGACGTCTGTGCTAGGTGAGTGGAAGCTTTGCCTGTGGACCCGCGGTGCCGACAACAGGGAATCGCAAATGCGCATTGCAGAGTACATTTGCAAGCAGCTACACTTGCTGCCCTTGTCGAAGGAGGGGAGTAGGGATGGACAAAGCGGCGAAACTGACAAATTGGTGATGATGCCGCTGTACCCAGACCCTTCCCCAGCCGCCAAGACACGGGAGGCATCTGGGATTTCGTCTGGAATGACCTATGTAGCGCACCGGGACTTGATGGAGGCAAAGCAGGAGTTCGTGAAGGGCGGAAGCAGGGTTGTTCAAGCGTTCAGACCCAAGTACACTCTTGCAATCGATGTGAGGGGTGAGGTTGTGTGA
- a CDS encoding mitogen-activated protein kinase has product MTQLVPLAELPSGKKIYSVRGQRFEVDRQYDLVKVVGFGACGTVCSAVVNGSGERVAIKRLSRVFGDLREGKRILREMEIMTSLKHNNLIRLHHFMRPQSKETFEDIYLVMDLYDTDLNRIIRSRQKLTDEHLQYFMIQAFRGLHYLHSAKVMHRDLKPSNLLVNADCALAICDFGLARDDQVMSSSDLTQYVVTRWYRPPEVLGMGSNQYTSAVDVWSLGLIFAELMVGRALLPGTDYIGQLVMIVNLLGSPSIDDMEFLSSEAKAFILSQPHRPALSFRDLFPMATEEATDLLSKLLVFHPARRLTAKQVMEHPYFSKYRDAAEEADAPDPFVWNHSHIETKEQLREDLWRVVEAHSQLNE; this is encoded by the coding sequence ATGACTCAGCTCGTCCCTTTAGCTGAACTTCCCAGCGGGAAAAAAATATATAGTGTCCGGGGGCAGCGGTTCGAAGTGGACAGGCAATATGATCTGGTCAAGGTTGTTGGATTTGGTGCGTGTGGCACTGTTTGTTCAGCGGTCGTGAACGGGTCAGGTGAGCGAGTGGCTATCAAGCGATTGTCGCGTGTCTTTGGTGATCTTCGTGAAGGGAAACGAATTTTGCGGGAGATGGAGATAATGACGTCGCTGAAGCACAATAATCTGATTCGCCTCCACCACTTCATGCGGCCGCAGTCAAAGGAGACGTTTGAGGACATTTACTTGGTGATGGATCTTTATGACACAGATTTAAATCGTATTATACGAAGTCGGCAGAAACTCACTGATGAACATCTGCAGTATTTTATGATTCAAGCATTCCGCGGATTGCATTACCTTCACTCTGCCAAGGTGATGCATCGAGACCTGAAGCCGAGCAACTTGCTTGTAAATGCGGACTGCGCGCTAGCAATCTGCGATTTTGGGCTGGCTCGTGATGATCAAGTGATGAGCTCGTCAGATCTCACACAGTACGTCGTAACACGGTGGTACAGACCCCCTGAGGTACTCGGGATGGGATCCAATCAGTACACGAGCGCGGTAGATGTCTGGAGCCTTGGTCTAATCTTTGCGGAGCTGATGGTAGGGCGCGCTCTGCTTCCAGGAACAGATTATATTGGACAGCTGGTAATGATTGTCAATCTATTAGGATCCCCGTCCATAGATGACATGGAGTTTCTGAGCTCAGAAGCAAAGGCATTTATTCTCTCTCAGCCGCATCGGCCGGCTCTCTCCTTCAGAGATCTTTTTCCAATGGCTACAGAAGAGGCAACTGACCTTCTGTCGAAGCTGCTCGTTTTCCATCCTGCAAGACGATTAACTGCGAAGCAAGTGATGGAGCATCCATATTTTTCAAAGTACAGGGATGCCGCAGAAGAAGCTGACGCTCCTGATCCGTTTGTGTGGAATCACAGCCATATAGAAACCAAAGAGCAACTCCGTGAGGATTTGTGGCGCGTTGTCGAAGCCCATTCACAATTGAACGAATAG